The Amycolatopsis sp. NBC_01480 genome segment GTCCTGCACGGCGTGCACGGCCTCGGCGCCCACGCCGTAGTCGACGTCGAGGCCCTTGATCTCCAGTACGGGTTCGTTCATGGTTTCTCCCGGCCGAGCACCGGCGTGAAGCCGACGCGCAGGCGCACGGTGCGGCCCTCGGCGTTCTTCGCCTTGGTCTTGCCGCCCGAGCGCAGCCGCGGGCTGACGAACTCGTCGATGCCGAAGTTGAGCAGTGAAAGCGCGGTGCCGAGGATCGCGATCGCCAGCCCGGCCGGCACGAACCACCACCAGGCGCCCTGGGCCAGCGCCTGCTGGCTCTGCGCCCAGAACAGGATCGTGCCCCAGTTCCACTCCGAGAAGCTGGAGACGCCGACGAACGCCAGCGTGATCTCCGACATCACCGCGAACACCACCGTGCCGACGAAGCTCGACGCGATCACCGCGGTCAGGTTGGGCAGGATCTCGAAGAAGATGATCCGCCACGTCGACTCGCCGCTCGCGCGCGCCGCCTCGACGTATTCCCTTCTGCGCAAGGAAAGCGTCTGCGCCCGCAGGATCCGCGCGCCCCACGCCCACGAGGTGAAGCCGATGATCACGGCCACCAGGTAGTCACCGCCGCTGGGCAGCGCCGTGCCGATGATGATGATCAGCGGCAGCGCCGGGATCACCAGGAACACGTTGGACAGCGCGGAAAGCCCCTCGCCCGGGGAACCGCCGAGGTAACCGGAGGTGACGCCGACGAGCACGGCCAGGATGATCGCCACGATCCCGGCGGTCAGCCCCACCAGCATCACGCTGCGGGTGCCGACGATCACCTGGCTGAAGATGTCCTGGCCGAGGTGCGTGGTGCCGAACCAGTGCTTGCCGGACGGCGATTCGAGCAGGTCGTTGCTGCGCGCCGACGGGTCGAACGGCGCGATCCATGGCCCGATCACCGCGATCACCACGAAAAACGCCAACACGATCAAGCCGGTCAGGGTTTTGCCGCCGGTGAGGAACCGGAACCGCCGTCGTTTCGCGGCCGGCCCGGCGACTGCTTCGGCCGGCAGCGGCGCGACGGCCTTGAAGTCGGCTGCGGGGAGTGCCATTCAGCCCTCCTTCCGGGTGCGCGGGTCGAGCACGAGGTACGCGACGTCGGCGAGCAGGTTCGCCACCAGCACCGACAGCGTGATGATCAGGAAGATGCCCTGCATCAGCGGGTAGTCCTGCGAGCCGACCGCCTGGAACAGCTCGTAGCCGACGCCGGGGTAGGAGAACACGATCTCCACCAGCAGCGTGCCGCCGACGATGAAGCCCAGCGCCAGCGCGAAACCGGAGACGCTCGGCAGCAGCGCGTTTCGCGCCGCGTAACTCACCATCACCCGGCGCTCGGAGAGCCCCTTGGCGTGCGCGACGGTGATGTAGTCCTCCGAAGCGACCGTCACCATCATGTTGCGCATGCCGAGGATCCAGCTGCCCATCGAGCTGATCAGGATGGTCAGCGCGGGCAGCAGGCTGTGCTGGACCGCGCTGCCGATGAACGTGCCGTCCCAGCCGGGCACCAGCCCCGGGTCGTAGCCGCCGGACGCCGGGAAGAAGCTGCCCGGGCCGGCCAGCAGCGTGATCGCGATCAGGCCGAGCCAGAAGTACGGCACCGAGGACAGGAACGTGGTGACCGGCAGCAGGCCGTCCACCCAGGACCCGCGCTTCCAGCCCGCCACCACGCCGAGCGAGGTGCCGATCAGGAAGCCGACCACCGTGGTGATGCCGACCAGGATGATCGTCCACGGCAGGCTGTCGCCGATCACCGAGGTGACCGGCGTCGGGAAGAAGGTGAACGACAGTCCGAGGTCGCCGCGGAACAGCTGCGCCCAGTAGTGGAAGTACTGGGTGATCAGGCTTTCGTTCTTGTCCAGTCCGAACAGGACATACAGGGACTGGATGGCGTCCGCGCTCAGGTTGCCCTGGTTCTTGGTGATCAGCGACTGCACCGGGTCGCCCGGGATCAGCCGCGGGATGAAGAAGTTGATGGTGACGGCGGCCCACGCGGTGAACAGGTAGAAGCCGAGCCGCTGGAGCAGGTACCTCACTGCGTCACCGCCGAGTCGTACAGCCAGCACGCGGCCCAGTGGCCGGGGCTGTCGTCCACCTCGAACCGCGGCGGCAGGTCGGTCTCGCACCGCTCCATCGCGACCGGGCAGCGCGGGTGGAACCGGCAGCCGGACGGCGGCGCGATCAGGCTCGGCGGCTCGCCGGCACCCTTCTCCTCCGGCGCCTCACCCGGTTCCTTGCCGGTGCCCGGGTCCAGCCGGTCCGGGTCGGGCGCGGATTCGATGAGCAGCCGCGTGTACGGGTGCGCGGGCGACTGCGTGACGGTCTCACTGTCCCCGCCCTCGACCATGCGGCCCGCGTACATCACCAGCGTGTCGTCGGCGAAGTACCGCGCCGAGGCGATGTCGTGGGTGATGTAGAGGATCGCCAGGTGCAGCCGTTCCTTCAAGTCCCGCAACAGGTTCAGCACACCGAGCCGGATCGAAACGTCCAACATGGACACCGGCTCGTCGGCCAGCAGCGCCTCCGGGTCCGCGCCGAGCGCCCGCGCGATCGCCACGCGCTGGCGCTGGCCGCCGGACAGCTCGTGCGGGAACTTGTCGACATAACGCTCCGGCGGGGTCAGCTGCACCCGCGCCAGGAGGTCGTGCAGCGCCTGCTCGAGGTCCTCGCCCGCGCGGTCGTGGATCTTCAGCGCGCGGGTCAGGTGGTAGCGCACGGTGTGCACCGGGTTCAGCGACGCGAACGGGTCCTGGAAGATCATCTGGACCTGCCGGCAGTACGCCCGGAAAGCCTTGCCGCCCTTGACGGTCACCGACTTCCCGTGCAGCCGGATGTCGCCGCTGGTGCGGGGGTAGAGCTGCGCCAGCAGGCGCGCGACGGTCGACTTGCCCGAGCCCGACTCGCCGACCAGCGCGGTCACCCGGCCGCGGCGCAGCACCAGGTCGACGTCGTCGACCGCCCGGACACTGCGCTTGGTGCCGGTGAGCAGGTCGCGGCCGCGCTTGCGGACGGCGAAGTGCTTGGTCAGCCCCACCGCTTCGAGCACCACGTCGTCCGGGTCGGGGCCCGGGGCGGCCGCCCCCGCCGGAGCGGGGGCGGCTTCCCGGTCGGCCACCGCGTCCTCGGTGGCCACTGCGCCTTCAATGGACCCAGTGCCTTCAATGGACCCAGTGCCTTCAATGGACCCAGTGCCTTCAAGAGACCCGGCGTTGTTCTCTTCCGCCATAGGTCAGGCCGCGGGCTTCAGGTGCAGGACGATGTCCAGTGCGTTGCGCAGGGTCGGCTGCGCGGGGCCGTACTGGTTGTTCTCGTCCGGCCAGCCGGTCCAGTTGCGGGTGCTGTACTCGCCACCGGAGTTGGCCGCCATCAGCGGGATCATCGGCTGCTCGCTGATCATGATCTGCTGCAGCGTGGCCATCGCCGTGGCGCGGCTCGCGTCATCGGGGGCGTTGGCGTAGGTCTGCAGCGCGGCGGTCGCGGCGTCGTTCTTGTACCGGCCGTAGTTGCCGTTGATGCCGCCCTGGCCGGTCGGCTTGTAGCGGTTGCCGTCCATCACGTCGCGGTACATGTCGTACGGCGAAGCACCGTCGTTGGTCCAGTGCAGCACGCCCTCGAAGTCGCCGGTGTCGACCGACTTCGTCCACGCGTCCTGGTTCATCTTGTCGACCGTGGCGGTGATGCCGATCTGCGCCAGGTTGTCCTTGATGATCTCCAGGTCGGTGATGTAGTCCGACCAGCCGGACGGCACCGACAGCTTGAGCGTGACCGGCTTGCCGGTCGGGTCCACGAGCTGGTTGCCGTTGAGCTTGAAGCCCGCGCCGGTGAGCTGCGCCTTGGCCGCGGCCACGTCGACCTTCACGGTCTGGCCCTTGTACTGCGGCGCGATCCACGAGTCGCCCGCCGGCGACGGGATGCCGGTGACCTGGTCGTCCTTCGGGTAGAAGTAGCCGGCCTCGCCCTGGTTGAAGATGTCGTCGCGGTTGATCACCTTGTTGATGGCCTGGCGCAGCGTGACGTTGTTCCACGGCGCCTTCTCGGTGTTGAACCACAGGCCGTGCACGGCGAGCTGCGCCGGGAACCACAGCTTGTAGTGCTGCGGGTCCTTGTTCATGTAGACCGTCTTGTAGTTCGGGATGAAGACGAAGCTCCACTCGGCCGCGCCACTGGTCAGCGCCGAGACCTGCGCGTTGTTGTCGTTGTAGGAGGTGTAGCGGATCTCCTTGACCTTCGGCGCTTCCTGCCAGTAGCCGGTGCGCTGCGAGACGGTGATGGTCTGCGGCGTGAACGACTTCAGCGTGTACGGGCCGGTGCCCACCGGGTTCTTCACGGTGTCGGTGGTCGGGTCCTTGATCGCCGACCACAGGTGCTTGGGCACCACGATGGTCTGGAGGATCTTGACCTGGTTGACGAACTGCGAGTTGTCGAAGCCGAGGGTGACCTGGTTCCCACTGGCGGTGATGTCCTTGTACGGGACCGAGTCGATGTTCAGCGCCTTGTTGTCGCGCAGCAGCTGGAACGTGTACGCCACGTCGTCGCCGGTCATCGGCGTGCCGTCGGAGAACTTCACCCCGTCACGGATGGTCAGGACCAATTTCTTGTAGTTGTCCGACCAGTCCCATTTCGTGGCCAGCCAGGGCTTGCCGGGATCCTGCGGCTTGACCCGGTTGAGCATCACCAGGGGCTCGTAGATCACGTACCGGTAGCCCAGCGAGGCGGCCGCCGAGGTCTCCAGGAACGGGTTGTTGTTCTCGGCCTGCGGGCCGTTCGGCATGCCGACGTTCAACACGGCCGCGGCGTTGCCGCCCCCGGCGTTCGTCGAGCCGCCGCCACAGGCCGCGAGCATTATTGCCGCCACCACGGCGGCGAGCGCTGCGACGATGGAGCGCTTGACTCGCATTCGTCCTCCTAGGTCCGGAAACGGGTCCTGCTGCTGCGGGCCTCGCCCCCGCCCCCGTCATCAACTGACTCCAGGGCCCGGACCGGCCGCACGACAGGAGGAGTCAACCCGGGTGACTCGGGTCACGTCAATAACACGGCGGTAACATTTTGTACCTAAGTTTAAGTACTAAAAGAAAGGGTCACACTCAGTGGCCGGCTGTCGAACCCCTTGCCCGGCAAGGAATTTCAGCCGGCGGAAGGGCCGCCCGAGGTCAGCAGCGCCGCCACCGGCAGGGTAGCGGCGCCGAGGGCCACCGCCTCCGGGCCGAGCTGGCCGAGCTCCACCAGCGTGCTCTCGGCGAGGTAGCCGAGCGCGTGCCGGGCGGCGGCGTCGCGCACGTGCGCGAGGATCGCCGGGCCCATCACCGCCCCGGCCGAGCCGGCCAGCACCACCCGGTCCGGGGCCAGCAGGTTGATCAGGTTGGCGATGCCGATGCCCAGGTACTCGCCGGTTTCCGCGAGGGTGTCGGCGGCCGGCCCCGGCACCCCGGCACGGGCCACGACCTCCGCGAGCCGCGCCTCGCTCTCGACGCCGAGCACCGGCTCCGCGCCGGGCGCCTCGCTGTACCGGCGCACCACCGCCTCCGTGCCGACGTACGCCTCCAGGCAGCCGCGCGAGCCGCAGCGGCAGGCCGCCCCCGCCGCCTGGACGACGGTGTGCCCCCATTCGCTGGTGGTGATCCCGGGGAACGAACCGCCGCCGGTCACGAAGGCCGCGCCGACGCCCACCCCGAGCAACGCGATCACCGCGCGTTCCGAACCCCGGCCGGCGCCGCGCCACATCTCGGCCTGCCCCAGCGTGCGGGCCCGGTTGTCCAAGTGCAGCGGCGCGGCGGCGAATTGCAAGTGGGCGCGCAGCAGATCGGCGAACGCGACGCCGGCCCAGCCGAGCGTCGGCGCGTGCACGATGCCGCCGTCACGCACCGCGCCGGGCACCCCGACGCCGACGCCGAACACCCCCGCCGCGTCCGCGCCGCTGTCGGCCAGCACCTCGGCCACGCCCGTGCGCACGAGTTCCACGACCTCGACCGGGTCCAGGCTGGTGCCGTCCAGCGGGTGCTGCACCGTCGCGAGCGTCTCCAGCGCGCAGTCGAACAGGCCCACCCGCACGTGCGTCTCGCCGACGTCCACGCCCACGACCTGGCCGTATTCGGGCCGGACCCGCAGCAGCGTGCGCGGACGGCCGCCGTCGGACTCGACCGAGCCCGCCTCCGCCACTACCCCGTCGCCGATCAGCTCGGCCACCACGTTCGTCACGGTCGCCGGGCTGAGCCCGGACTCGGCGACCAGCTCCAGCCTGCTGACCGGGCCCCGCAGGTAGAGCGACGACAGGAGCACCGCCCGGTTGTGCCGCCTCAGATCCCGGGTCGTCTGCCGCAACACCCTCGTCACCCAGGGGATTCTGCCAGACGACCAGACGTTCGGGACTTAGTTCACTAGTTAATACATGGCAACAACTTACGGTGATCAGGCATTCTGGTGTCGGGACACTTCAAGGGCCGGATGGGCATACATGGTTAGCAAGCGCACCACCGTCCGCGATCTGCGGCGGCACAACCGTTCCCTGCTGCTGTCGAAACTGTACTTCGACGGCCCGCTTTCGCGACACGAGCTGAGCCGGCTCACCGGCCTGTCGGCCGCCACGGTCAGCAATGTGACCGCGGAGCTGGGCGAGGAACGGCTGATCACCGAGGCCGGGCTGGTGGAATCCGACGGCGGGCGGCCGCGGGTGCTGCTGCGCGTGGACCCGGCGTACGGGCACGTCGCGGGCGTCGACATCGGCGAGACGGGCGTGCGGGTGGAGCTGTTCGACCTCGCGATGCAGCGCCTGGCGCTGGTGGAGCACGAGCTGTCGCCGGCGCGCACCGAGCCGGGCGCCGTGGTGGCCGCCGTGGTGTCGGGACTCCGCGAGGTGATCGCGACCGCGGAGGTCGAGGAGAGCGCGGTGCTGGGCGTCGGCGTCGGCGTGCCGGGCACCGTCGAACAGGGCGAACGGGTGCTCGTGCACGCCCCGACCATCGGCTGGGACGCCGTGGCGCTGGGCGAAGAGCTGCGCGCGGCCGGCATCGACCTTCCGCTGTTCATCGACAACGGCGCCAAGACCCAGGGCCAGGCCGAGATGTGGTTCGGCGCCGGCCGCGGGGCCCGGCACGCGGTGATAGTGCTCATCGGCTCCGGCGTCGGCGCCGCCGTGATCGCGGACGGCGTCACCTACCGCGGCTCCACCAGCAGCGCCGGCGAATGGGGCCACACCACCATCGTCTACGGCGGGCAGGCCTGCCGTTGCGGCTCGCACGGCTGCCTCGAGGCGTACATCGGCGCGGAGGCGATCCTGGAGCGGTACCGCCGGGCGCGCGGCAAGCCCGCCGGCGGTGACAACGAGCAGGACCAGCTGGCCGCACTGCTGGGCGCGGTGCCGAAGTCGAAGACCGCGCAGAAGGTGATCGAGGAGACGGCCGGCTACCTCGGCGCCGGCATCGCCAACCTGATCAACCTGTTCAACCCGGAGCGCATCGTCGTCGGCGGCTGGGTCGGCCTGGCGCTGGGCGAGGACCTGCTGCCGCTGGTCCGCTCGACCGCGGCCGCCCACGCGCTGCGCCACCCCTTCGGCCAGACCACGATCCGGCTGGCCCAGCTCGGCCTGGACGCGGTGGCCACCGGCGCCGCCACCCTGCCGGTCGCCGATCTGCTGGAGCAGGGCGCCGACCCGCGGCTGCGGGCCAAGTCCGCGGACCGGACCGGCGTCGCCTGAGCCGCTCGTGAGTGTTCATGCCGGTTAGAACCGTCATCAACACTCACGAGCAGTGCCAGCGCGACGACCGGGGGTAACTCCCCAGCCTTAATTCGAGTTAAAAATTTTCGTCCAGCGGAGCATTGCCGCAAGTGGTCCGGACCATGCATACTTCTCTTACTTTGTTGGCCGCCACAACAAAGTAAGCCCTTGGTTGGTCCCCACCGACCGCCCGCCTGCGGTCCACCCCGAGTGGACACGAAGCGCCCGGCCGGAAACCGCCGCGGCCCGATCCCGGCCGCGAATCTCCTCCGCCCCGCCGCGTTTTCGTGCTGCGCGCGTGAAAGCGCGGTCCCCTCCTCAGACCGAGGTGACGATGATGTCCTTCACGCGCTCACTCAGACGTACCCGCTGGGCCGGGCTCTTCGCCGCGGCCGCCTTGCTGACCCTCGCGGTCCAAGTCGCGCCCGCCGCCATCGCCCCACCCGAAGCGTCGGCCGCGGCCAGCTTCACCGACGACTTCAACGGCCCGGCGGGCAGCCCCGCCGACCCCTCGAAGTGGAACTACGAAACCGGCGACAACGTCAACAACCACGAGCGGGAGTACTACACCTCCGGCACGAACAACGCCGCGCTCGACGGCCAGGGCCACCTGGTCATCACGGCCAAGAAAGAGAACCCCGGCAACTACAACTGCTGGTACGGCCGTTGCGAGTACACCTCCGCGCGCCTGAACACCTCGGGCAAGTTCAGCCAGGCCTACGGCCACTTCGAGACCCGCATGAAGCTGCCGCGCGGGCAGGGCATGTGGCCGGCGTTCTGGATGCTCGGCGGCGGGAACTGGCCGACCGACGGCGAGATCGACGTGATGGAGAACGTCGGCTTCGAGCCGAACACCGTGCACGGCACCATCCACGGCCCCGGCTACTCCGGCGCCAACGGCATCGGCGCGGCCTACAACGGCCCGAACTTCTCCGACGACTTCCACACCTACGCCGTGGACTGGTCGCCGAACAAGATCGTCTGGTCGGTCGACGGCAACGCCTACCAGACCCGCACCCCGGCCGATCTGAACGGCAACCGCTGGGTCTACGACCACAACTTCTTCGTCATCATGAACCTGGCGGTCGGCGGCTACTGGCCCGGCGACCCGAACAGCAGCACGCAGTTCCCGCAGCAGCTGGTCGTGGACTACGTGCACGTGACCACCGACAGCGGTGGCGGCACCCCGCCGTCCGGCCGCACCGGGACGATCACCGGCATCGGCGGCAAGTGCGTCGACGTCGCCGGCGCGAGCAGCGCCAACAACACGCCCATCCAGATCACCGACTGCAACGGCAACGCGGCCCAGAGCTGGACCGTCAGCACCGACGGCACCCTGCGCGCGCTGGGCAAGTGCATGGACGTCACGGGAGCGTCCACAGCGGACGGTGCACAGGTCCAGCTGTACGACTGCAACAACACCAGCGCCCAGCAATGGGTGGTCACCGCGGCCCACGACATCGTCAACCCGGCAGCCAACAAATGCTTGGACGCCACCGGAAACAGCTCCGCCAACGGCACCCGCCTCCAGATCTGGACCTGCGGCGGCGGGGCCAACCAGAAGTGGACCGCGCCCTGATCCCGCTTTGCCCGGCAAGGAGAACCTGATGAGACGAAGAGCCCTTCTGGCGATCGGCGGCCTGCTGGCCGCGACCGTCGTCACCCTGATCCCGGCCAGCGCGCAGGCCGCCACCGGCACGATCACCGGCATCGGCGGCAAGTGCGTCGACGTCGCCGGCGCCAGCAGCGCCAACGGCACCCCGATCCAGATCACCGACTGCAACGGCAATGCCGCGCAGCAGTGGAACGTCGGCAGCGACGGCACGATCCGCGCCCTCGGCAAGTGCATGGACGTCACGGGAGCGTCCACAGCGGACGGTGCACAAGTCCAGCTGTACGACTGCAACAACACCAGCGCCCAGCAATGGGTGGTCACCGCGGCCCACGACATCGTCAACCCGGCAGCCAACAAATGCTTGGACGCCACCGGAAACAGCTCCGCCAACGGCACCCGCCTCCAGATCTGGACCTGCGGCGGTGGCGCCAACCAGAAGTGGACCGCGCCCGGCGGCGGCACGACCCCGCCGCCGTCGTCCGGCGCCATGGCCGTCGCCCCGTACCTCTACAACGGCTGGGGCAGCCCGCCGAACCCGTCCACGATCACCAACGCGACCGGCGTCAAGTGGTTCACGCTCGCTTTTGTGCTGTCCAACGGTTACTGCAACCCGCAGTGGGACGGCGCGCGGGCGTTGACCGGCGGTGTGGACCAGGGCACGGTCAACACCGTGCGCGCCGGGGGCGGCGACATCATCCCGTCGTTCGGCGGTTACAGCGGCAACAAGCTGGAATCGTCCTGCGGCAGCGCGGGTGAGCTGGCCGGGGCGTACCAGAAGGTGATCAGCGCGTACGGCCTGAAGGCGATCGACATCGACATCGAGGCCGACGCCTACAGCAACCCGACCGTGCAGCAGCGCACCGTCGACGCGCTGAAGACCATCCGGGCCAGCAACTCCGGCATCAAGATCTACGTCACCTTCGGCACCGGGACCAACGGGCCGGACTCGAGCCTGGTCAACCGGGCCGCTTCATCCGGACTGACCGTGGACGGCTGGGTGATCATGCCGTTCGACTTCGGCGGCGCCGGGCAGAACATGGGCACGCTGACCACGCGCGCGGCGGAGGGGCTGAAGACGGTCGTCAAGAACGCCTACGGCTACACCGACGACAACGCGTACCGGCACATGGGCATCTCGTCCATGAACGGGGTCACGGACCAGAACGAAATCGTCACCGTGGCGGACTTCGGCACCATCCTGGGTTACGCGAACCAGCACCACCTGGCGCGCCTGACCTTCTGGTCCGCCAACCGCGACCGGCCCTGCACCGGCGGCCCGGCGGACAGCTGTTCCGGGGTGTCCCAGCAGGCTTGGGACTACACCAGGGCTTTCGCCTCGTACACCGGCTGAATCCCGAAGATCTGACTGTCCTGATCGGACGGTCGTAACGCAGACGGCGGACCGTGTGCTCCCCCCTGGCTCACGGTCCGCCGCTGCCCTCCACCATCTCCCTGGCCGCGAGGCGCCGGACCGCCCTGGGGCGACCAGGTGCGATCCGGCGCTTCGAGGTCCCGCGCCCCGGCTGGGGGCCCAGGGCCCGGGACGGCTTCGAATCACGCGACCTGCCGCCGACGGTAGCCAGCCCCGCCCCCCGCGGCAGGCACCCGGGCGCCGGACGACCCGATCGGACACCGGCGAATGCCCCTCCGTGCGGAGTTTCGCCAGGTGAAGCAACTTCACGCGGGGCCTCAGCGTTCCGCGTACGCCTCCACCAGCTGGGCCTCCGCGTCGGTGAGGTACTTCTCCAGCAGCTCCGCCGTGCGGGCCCCGTCCCCGGCCTCGAGCGGCACCAGGATCTCGTGGTTGCGCGGCAGGTAGCGCTCGTGGAACCGGCGCGGGTCGGCCATCACGTGGAAGACCAGCCGCAGCTCGGCGGCCAGGCCCTGCATCAGCTCGGCCACGCGCTCGCTGCCGGTGAGCGCCACCAGCTCGCGGTGGAACCGGATGTTGGCCGTGCCGAGGTCCTGCCAGCGCCCGTGCCGCGCGGCGAGGTCGCCGTCCGCCACGGTGCCCGCGATCTTGGCGTACGAGGCGGGCTTGGCCGTGATCCCGCGGACGGCGGCGCATTCGACGATCTTGCGCACCCGGTAGATGTCGCGCACGTCCTCGACCGTCGGCACACGGACGAACACCCCGCGGTTGAGCTCGTGGGTGAGCAGCCGCTCGTGGGTCAGCAGGCGGAACGCCTCGCGCAGCGTGTTGCGGGAGACGCCGAGCGCGTTGCCGATGTCCTGCTCGGAAAGCCGGCCGCCGGGCAGGAAGAAGCCCTCGGCGATGCGGGTGCGCAGCACTCCCGCGACCCGCTCCGCCGTGCTCGTGCGGCTGAGCAGTCCGCGGTCGGCTTCCAGGCCCAAGGGGGCGTCCTCGTTGACCACGGCACCAGCCTAGCCAGCTGGATGAGAACAATGCAATCAGAGTCTTGTGGGATTGTTGAACGATCCGTACGGTGGTGGCCATGTGACCCGTGCCACGATGAGTGCTCCCCTGCGAGGTTCCCCATGAACGTGACAGCCAGCTCCGCCACCACCCCGGCCCGGCCGTTCGACTGGTTCCATTCCCTTGGCCACAAGGGAAAACGCGCGTTCTTCGGCGCGTTCGGCGGCTACGGCCTCGACTCCTTCGACTACCAGACCCTGCCGTTCGGCCTGGCCGCGATCACCGCGTACTTCGGCATCTCCTCGGGCGAGGCCGGCCTGCTGGGCACGACCACACTGGTGGTGTCCGCGATCGGCGGCATCGGCGCCGGCGTGCTGGCCGACCGGATCGGCCGCGTCCGCACCCTTCAGCTGACGATCGCGATGTACACGATCTTCACCGTGCTCTGCGGCTTCGCGCCGAACTTCGAGACGCTGCTGGTCCTGCGCGGCCTGCAGGGCCTCGGCTTCGGCGGCGAGTGGGCGGTGGGCGCCGCGCTGGTCGCGGAGTACTGCCAGTCCCGTTACCGCGGCCGCACCGTCGCGTTCGTGCAGAGCGCTTGGGCCGTCGGCTGGGGCCTGCTGGTGATCGTCTACACGGTGCTGTTCAGCGTGCTCGACGAAGCCATCGCGTGGCGCGTGCTGTTCTGGGTCGGCGTGATCCCGGCACTGCTCGTGCTGTGGCTGAGGCGCAGCGTGGAGGACGCGCCGGCGGTCACGGAACGGCGGAAGAAGGCCCGGGTCCGCGGCTCGCTCGCCGGGATCTTCCGGCCGGGCCTGCTGCGCACGACGCTGTTCGCCGCGCTGCTCGCGACCGGCGTCCAGGGCGGCTACTACACGCTGTTCACCTGGATGCCGAACTACCTGAAGGTCAGCCGCGGCCTGTCCGTGGTCGGCACCGGCGGGTACTTCGCGCTGCTGATCCCGGGCGCGTTCGTCGGCTACGTCTGCGGTGGTTACCTCGCGGACCTGTTGGGGCGCAAGAAGACCTTCCTGCTCTTCTCGGTGCTCTCGGCGGTGCTGATCCTGCTGTTCGTGCAGCTGCCGTACGGCGCGAACGGGCTGATGCTGCTGATCAGCTTCCCGCTCGGCTTCTCGACGTCGGCGATCTTCAGTGGCTTCGGCGCCTACCTCGCGGAGCTGTACCCGAGCGAGCTGCGCGCCACCGGGCAGGGCTTCACGTACAACTTCGGCCGCGCGGTGGGCGCGGCGTTCCCGGCCGTGGTCGGGTTCATGGGGGCGGGCGGCGCGATCGCGCTCGGCGCCGTCGGCTACGTCATCGCGGCGCTCGCGCTGCTCGGGCTGCCCGAGACCCGCGGCACCGAACTGCCGGAAAGCGTTGTCGCACAGGAGGGATCATGACCACGTTCGAGAACCCGGCGACGCTCGCGCCGTCCGCCGCCCGCGCGCTGTTCCGCGCCGGCACCGAACAGCCGACCACCGGCTGGGCGTCCGGGTACACGCAGGCGAACCTGATCGCCGTCCCGCAGGACTGGGCCGAGGACGTGCAGCTGTTCTGCCACCGCAACCCGCAGGCCTGCCCGGTGCTCGACGTCAGCGCGCCCGGCGACCCGGCCACCCGGCTCGCGCCCGGCGCGGACCTGCGCACCGACCTGCCGCGTTACCGGATCTGGCACAACGGCGTGCTCACCGGCGAGGTGACGGACGCGACCGGCTTGTGGCGAAGCGACATGGTGGCGTTCTCGATCGGCTGCAGCTTCACGTTCGAGACGGCGCTGCGGGCCGGGGGTGTGCCGCTGCGGCACGTGGACCAGGGCCGCAACGTCGCGAT includes the following:
- a CDS encoding ROK family transcriptional regulator, with the protein product MTRVLRQTTRDLRRHNRAVLLSSLYLRGPVSRLELVAESGLSPATVTNVVAELIGDGVVAEAGSVESDGGRPRTLLRVRPEYGQVVGVDVGETHVRVGLFDCALETLATVQHPLDGTSLDPVEVVELVRTGVAEVLADSGADAAGVFGVGVGVPGAVRDGGIVHAPTLGWAGVAFADLLRAHLQFAAAPLHLDNRARTLGQAEMWRGAGRGSERAVIALLGVGVGAAFVTGGGSFPGITTSEWGHTVVQAAGAACRCGSRGCLEAYVGTEAVVRRYSEAPGAEPVLGVESEARLAEVVARAGVPGPAADTLAETGEYLGIGIANLINLLAPDRVVLAGSAGAVMGPAILAHVRDAAARHALGYLAESTLVELGQLGPEAVALGAATLPVAALLTSGGPSAG
- a CDS encoding ABC transporter ATP-binding protein, encoding MVLEAVGLTKHFAVRKRGRDLLTGTKRSVRAVDDVDLVLRRGRVTALVGESGSGKSTVARLLAQLYPRTSGDIRLHGKSVTVKGGKAFRAYCRQVQMIFQDPFASLNPVHTVRYHLTRALKIHDRAGEDLEQALHDLLARVQLTPPERYVDKFPHELSGGQRQRVAIARALGADPEALLADEPVSMLDVSIRLGVLNLLRDLKERLHLAILYITHDIASARYFADDTLVMYAGRMVEGGDSETVTQSPAHPYTRLLIESAPDPDRLDPGTGKEPGEAPEEKGAGEPPSLIAPPSGCRFHPRCPVAMERCETDLPPRFEVDDSPGHWAACWLYDSAVTQ
- a CDS encoding ABC transporter substrate-binding protein, yielding MRVKRSIVAALAAVVAAIMLAACGGGSTNAGGGNAAAVLNVGMPNGPQAENNNPFLETSAAASLGYRYVIYEPLVMLNRVKPQDPGKPWLATKWDWSDNYKKLVLTIRDGVKFSDGTPMTGDDVAYTFQLLRDNKALNIDSVPYKDITASGNQVTLGFDNSQFVNQVKILQTIVVPKHLWSAIKDPTTDTVKNPVGTGPYTLKSFTPQTITVSQRTGYWQEAPKVKEIRYTSYNDNNAQVSALTSGAAEWSFVFIPNYKTVYMNKDPQHYKLWFPAQLAVHGLWFNTEKAPWNNVTLRQAINKVINRDDIFNQGEAGYFYPKDDQVTGIPSPAGDSWIAPQYKGQTVKVDVAAAKAQLTGAGFKLNGNQLVDPTGKPVTLKLSVPSGWSDYITDLEIIKDNLAQIGITATVDKMNQDAWTKSVDTGDFEGVLHWTNDGASPYDMYRDVMDGNRYKPTGQGGINGNYGRYKNDAATAALQTYANAPDDASRATAMATLQQIMISEQPMIPLMAANSGGEYSTRNWTGWPDENNQYGPAQPTLRNALDIVLHLKPAA
- a CDS encoding ABC transporter permease, which codes for MRYLLQRLGFYLFTAWAAVTINFFIPRLIPGDPVQSLITKNQGNLSADAIQSLYVLFGLDKNESLITQYFHYWAQLFRGDLGLSFTFFPTPVTSVIGDSLPWTIILVGITTVVGFLIGTSLGVVAGWKRGSWVDGLLPVTTFLSSVPYFWLGLIAITLLAGPGSFFPASGGYDPGLVPGWDGTFIGSAVQHSLLPALTILISSMGSWILGMRNMMVTVASEDYITVAHAKGLSERRVMVSYAARNALLPSVSGFALALGFIVGGTLLVEIVFSYPGVGYELFQAVGSQDYPLMQGIFLIITLSVLVANLLADVAYLVLDPRTRKEG
- a CDS encoding ABC transporter permease, which gives rise to MALPAADFKAVAPLPAEAVAGPAAKRRRFRFLTGGKTLTGLIVLAFFVVIAVIGPWIAPFDPSARSNDLLESPSGKHWFGTTHLGQDIFSQVIVGTRSVMLVGLTAGIVAIILAVLVGVTSGYLGGSPGEGLSALSNVFLVIPALPLIIIIGTALPSGGDYLVAVIIGFTSWAWGARILRAQTLSLRRREYVEAARASGESTWRIIFFEILPNLTAVIASSFVGTVVFAVMSEITLAFVGVSSFSEWNWGTILFWAQSQQALAQGAWWWFVPAGLAIAILGTALSLLNFGIDEFVSPRLRSGGKTKAKNAEGRTVRLRVGFTPVLGREKP